Below is a genomic region from Isosphaeraceae bacterium EP7.
TCGCGATCGTCGGCTCAGGTCGATGGCCCGAGACCGTGAGATCCCTGAGGACAGGCTCGCCCGGCCGTTTGGCGAAGGGCCCTATTGCGGGTTGCCGAGAAATAAGCCGCAGTGTTTGCAGTATGCCGTCGGCACCGTGTTATACCACGACTGGGCAAAACTCTTATCACAGCAAGGGCAGCGAAAGTGGATGATTGAGTACCATGTGACGAGGCAGACAACCCAGCATGTGAAGAACCCAACGACGAAGAGGGCGATCAGAACGAAGCGGCTGGCTAGGCCGAACTCGTCCTGGAATTTCATGAACAGGGCCACGCCGCCGATGAGAGCCCCGGCGCCGAGGGAGCTCCGCCAGTAACGCCGTCGAAGGACGGCGTACCGCCGAGCAGCGTCGGCCACGAGGTTGGCATCGAGGTCCTTCATAGTGTCGGCAGCCTGGCTTGGGTTGGTCGGGCGAGAAGACGTGACGAGACACGAGTTCGATGCGCATCATCGCAAATCACTCGGCATAGGAAAGGGGTCGTTTAACATCTCACGCGATTTCATTCGAGACCCGAGCGATTGATCATTCCTGTCGCTCAAATCTCGCGCGCCAGGATCGATTCTGACCACGCGGAGTCCGACCATTCGTTGGCGTGACATTGCCGGCCTGGGCAGGTTGGCCGGAATAATTTTCCCATTTCGTCCATTAATCAGGGAGATATTGTCCCGCTTAAGGGATAATATTCAAATAGGAGGCCCACCACTCGCGCGACGCCGCGCGGGCCTCGCACTTGATGAATCCGCACCCGGGAAGCGACGCAGCACCATGGGGAAGCTCGAAGTCAGCCAGCGCCGGATCGACGCCAATCGCCGCAATGCTCAGAAGAGCACCGGGCCGAGGACGGAGGAGGGCAAGGCCCAATCCCGCCGCAATAGCCTGATTCACGGGCTGGCCGGCGACGGCGTCGTGGTCCCGCAACGTGAGACCGAGGCCGCACGCGAGCGGGCCGAGCAGTGGAACTCGTCGCTCCGGCCGACCAACGCGTTCGAGGTGGGGCTGGTCGAGACGATCGCCATCGAGAGCGTGCGCATCGACCGCTGCCGTATCGAGGAGCGGCTGGCCCGCGACCTCCGGGGGCGGGAGGCCGGGGCCTGCTGGGCCGACCTGCGCAAGTCCGAAGCCGCCAGGCTCGGACGCACGCTCGCCGAGCAGCCCGAGGAGATCGCGCCGAAGCTGGCGAGCACGTCGGCCGGCTGCGACTGGCTCATCGCTCGCTGGGTCGGGCTGGGCAAGAGGCTCGACAAGTGCGGGGCCTGGAGTGAGTCGCAGGCAGGGCTGGCGCTCGACCTGCTCGGCGTCGCGGCCGACATGCGTGAGCTGGACAATCCGCTGGACGTGCCGGAGGGGGTCGAGCCGCTTTCCCACCTGCGGGAGATCGTCGGCGACGAACTGGAGGCGCTGCTCGACCGGAAAGAGGAGGCCCTCGACTCGGTCGACGACGAACGACGCGAGGCGACGACGCTGGGCCTGATCGCCGCGGATGACCCGACGCTGATCCTGTTGCGCCGGTACGAGACGGCCAGCTTCCGGCGGATGCGATGGGCGCTGGACTTGATGCGCCGGGGGAAAGCAAAATCAGACGATCACGGCTTCGGCAAGCGGGACTTCGACCCGCCCGCCTGGCGCGGGCCCAATCCGGCCGCCGTGGCCACGTTCCCAGCGCCCAGGCCCGACCCCGGTCCTCCTCCGCCGACACCCGGCACGCCCGGCCCCGGTGGCTCCCATCGGCCGGGCCAAGTCCCCGACTCGGGACAAGGCCAGCCGGTCATCGATCGCGGAACTCACTTTGGGCGAATCCCGCTTTCCAAACTCGGCACATTCGCGGGACGAACCCATCTTGAAGGCCGACTCCGCAGTCTGGCGCGGTCGCTTGGGGTGGCGAAGGCGGCCCCGATCGCCTCGAAATCGGCCGGCAGGCTCCAGGCTCGCCCCGTCGGCCAACTGATCAGGCCTGCTACGAGACCGACCCGGCCGGTTCGATCGCCCCAGATCCGTCTCATGAGCGCCCCGGCCGCCTGAAAACCGGCCGGCGGCCCGATGGTATCGCTCGGCTCTTTCTCAATTCGGTCTGAACCGGAAGATTCCGCGCGTCGGGGAACGATCGCCGTTGCGCCACGGGATTCCGACCGGCTGCGGCACGGTCCCGCCACGAGGATAGGCACCGGATGAGTCCGGCGGTAGAATGAAAGGTCAGCCGGCTAACCCGGCCGGCGCCTTGCTTGTCTGCTGCTTGAGCCACTACGAACGCCCGCGGGCCGACCAGGCGCCACCCGGGGCGGCCGATGACTTGATGGGATTGGATCGAGCCTGATGGCCGAGACCGAAGCCGAACCGCGTAACGAAGAAACCGAACTCCCCAAGCCGGTCAATTCCGACCGGCCCAGCAACGGGATTCCGACGCGCACGCTCCGCAAGATCGACCAGGACGACGTGCCGCATCACGCGGTCGCCCGCAGCTCGCCTACCCGGCTTGCCAAGGCCCTGGAGCTATCCAAGGCCTGCGCCCGGATCGCCGACGACAACCGGGCCAAGGACATCCTCGTCCTCGACCTCCGGCCGGGCTCGCCGCTAGTCGACTTCTTCGTCATCGCCACCGCCACCTCGCGTCGATCCGCCTCGGCGATCGCCGTAGAGGTCGATATCGAGATGAAGAAGATCGGCGAGAAGAAGCTCGGGATGGAAGGCTCCGAGGAAGGGCGCTGGACCCTGATCGACTACGGCGACTTCGTCGTACACCTCTTCTCCGAGGACGCGCGGTCGTACTACGCCCTCGAAGACATCTGGAACGACGCCCCGCGCATCGACTGGCAGGACCCGTCGAGCGTCGTCGGCGAGCTGAAGGTGCGCCCCCTCAGGGGCCAGAAGCCCGCGACCGACGCGCCCGCCGTTGACGAAGCGGAGACGGCCGTCGCCGACGAAACGGAAACGCCCGCCGCCGATGAGGCGGAGAGCCCCGTCGCCGAGTAAGTTTTCAACCGCCCACCGGTGCCCTGCCCCGAACCGCCCGCCGTTCGCGGGCGGGCCACCCCCAGCCGCCGACCGGACCTCATGAACGTCCTCCAACGCCTGCGCATCGCCTTCGCCGCCGCCACCCCCGAGGGAGGCGACCCCGTCGCGTTTGCCGAGGCCGTGCGCCAGAGCACCGACGCCAAGTTCGGCGACTACCAGGCCAACGGCTGCATGGCCATCGCCAAGGCGGCCAAGCTCAACCCGCGCCAGGTCGCCCAGCAAGTGCTCGATGAAGTCAACCTTGCGCCGCTGGCCGGGCCCCCCGAGATCGCCGGCCCTGGGTTCCTTAACGTCCGACTCTTCGACGAGTGGCTCGCCGGGGAACTCGGCACGCTGCTCGCCGACCCAAAGCTTGGGCTCGTCCCCCCGGCGAACCCGCTCACCGTCGTCATCGACTACTCCTCCCCCAACGTCGCCAAGCCGATGCATGTCGGCCACGTCCGGTCGACCGTCATCGGCGAGTCCTTGGCGCGGATCCACGAGGCCCTCGGCCACAACGTGATCCGCGACAATCATCTGGGCGACTGGGGCTCCCAGTTCGGCATGATCCTCTGGGGCTGGAAAAATCACCGGGATGACGCCGCCTACGAGGCGAATCCGGTCGCCGAGCTGGCCCGGCTCTACCGCCTGGCGCAAGCCTCGATCAAGCCGGGCGAGACCTTGAGCGAGACGTTCAAGAAGCCGCTTGAACTGAGCGCACTCGGGCAGGCCGAGCCCGCGGCGGCCCTCTTCGCCAAGCTCGCCGAGGGGACCGACATGACGCTTGAAGGGGTGAAGTCGCAGATCGCGGCCAGCCGCAAGGTGTCCGATGACACCAGGGCCGAAACCGCGAAGCTGCACTCAGGCGACCCCGAGAACCGGGCGCTCTGGGCCCAGTTCATGCCCCACTGCCTCAAGGCGCTCGAGGCCGTCTATGTACGCCTGGGCGTGAAGTTCGACGTCCAGCTCGGCGAGAGCTTCTACGACCCGATGCTCGCCGATATCGTGGCCGACCTGGAGGCCGCCGGCCTGGCCGTCCCCAGCGAGGGGGCCACCGTCGTCTTCACCGAGGGGAGCAAGGCCCCCTTCATCGTCCGCAAGCGTGACGGCGCCTTCAACTACGCCACAACCGACCTGGCCACCATCCGATACCGCGACCGGACCTGGGACCCCGACCTCGTCCTCTACGTGGTCGACCATCGCCAGGGGGACCACTTCAAGCAGCTCTTCGCCGTATCCAGGAAATGGGGCCAGACCCGGGCCAGGCTCGAGCACGTCGCCTTCGGCACGATCATGGGCCCCGACCGACGCCCCTACAAGACCCGCGACGGCGACGTCATCGGCCTGGAATCGTTGCTCGACGAGGCCGTCGTCGAGGCCCGTAAGGTCGTCGATGAGAGCAGCCCAGACCTCACCGCCGAAGAACGAGACCGCGTCTCCGAGGTCGTCGGCCTGGGGGGGATCAAATATGCCGACCTCTCGCAGAACCGGCTCAGCGATTATGTGTTCGACTGGTCCAAAATGATGGCCCGAAACGGGAACACTGGCGCCTATCTCCAGTATGCCTACGCCCGGATCCGTAGCATCTTCCGCAAGGGAGATTTCGCCCCGGAAGCGATCCGCGCCGCAGCCCCCGCAATCTACCTGTCCAACCCGGCCGAGCGAGCCCTCGGCCTGCGCCTTCTCCAGTTCCCCGAGGCGTTGGAATTAGCCGCGGCCGAGCTGAAGGCGAACATCCTGACCGACTACCTGTTCGACCTGGCCAACCGTTTCAGCTCCTTCTTCGAGGAATGCCCTGTCTTGAAGGCCGAGTCCGCCGAGCGCCGGGACAGCCGCCTGGCCCTCTGCGACCTGACCGCCCGGACGTTGAAGTTTGGACTGAACCTGCTGGGGATCGAGGTCGTCGAGCGGATGTGACGCCGGCCGGGCCGGGCACCCCGGGTGGAGAAGACTCGACGGCCGGGATATGCTACTTGAAGCCGATCTCGACCTGATCGAACTCGCCCCGCCCCTCGCACTGCCCGTCCCGCCCACCCGGAGTCAACGGCGATGCCCAGCCCGCAGTCCAGCCTCGGTCCGATCGGACGCACGCTCGCCGGATGGCTCCTGCTGACCCTCGCGGCCCAGGGCGCGGAAGCGCCGCATCGCTCGCCGGTCGCGCTTTCCCTGTCAACCGACGGTTCCAGGCTGCTGACCGCCAACCAGACCTCCGGCTCGGTCTCGCTGGTCGATCCCCGCGCCGGCGAGGTCCTGCACGAGCTCGCGACCGGCGACAAGCCCGCTGGGGTCGCCTTCTCCGCCGACGCGACCCGCGCCGCGGTGACCCACTGGTACGGCTATGACCTCGTCAGGCTCGACATCAAGGACGACCGGCTCGCTATCGGCGGAAGGGTCGAAGTCGGTCCCGAACCGCGCGGTGTGGTCGTCTCTCCCGACGGCAAGACCGCGTATGTGGCCGTGGGTGTCGCCAATGAGGTGGTCCGGGTCGACCTCGATGCGATGAAGGTCACCGGCCGCGTCGCCGTCGGTCGCGAGCCCCGATCGCTGGCCCTCACCCCGGATGGTTCTCGCCTGATCGCGGCCAACTCGCGGGGCAGGACGCTGAGCTTCATCGATCCGGCGACCTTCCAGGTCGTCAACATGGCCGAGACCGAGGGCGACAACCAGCGCCAGTTGGCCATCGATTCCAGGGGCGAATACGCCTACGTCGTCCACATGAAGAATCGCGGCTTCGCCACCACTCGCAACAGCATCGACCAGGGCTGGGTGCTCGGCCAGCGGCTGACACGCGTCAAGTTGACCGGGGATGAGACATTCGAGTCGCTGGCCCTCGACCCCCAGGGCGAGGCACTCGGCGATGTTCACGGCGTGGCGATCACACGCGACGGCTCGACGGTCGCGGTCTCGGCCGGAGGCACCCACGAGGTTGTGATCCTGGGCGATGCCCGGACGCTCCCGTATCGCACGGGTGGCTCCCGCGACCTGATCCCCGGGTCGCTCCTTCGCGAGAAGGGCCGCGTGCGGCGGATCCCGCTGGGAGGACGTCCCACCGAGCTGGCCTTCGCCCCCGACGGGCCGACCCTCTACGCCGCGAATTACCTGTCCGACTCCGTCCAGGTCATCGACGCCGCAACCGGAACCCTGACGAAGACGATCGCGCTGGGAGGTCCCTCGGAACCGGGCCTGGCCCGACGCGGCGAGATGCTGTTCCACGACGCCAAGCGCTCGTTCAACCAGTGGTACAGCTGCAACACCTGCCACAGCGACGGTCATACCAACGGGCTCGACTACGACACGCTCAATGATGGCAGCCAGGACTTGAGCACCGCACACCTGCGGAGCCGCAAGAAGGCCCCCACGCTTCGAGGCGTCGCCTCAACCGGCCCCTGGACCTGGCACGGCTGGCAGACAAGTCTGGAAGACGCGACGATCGAATCGTTCACCAAAAGCATGCAGGGCAAGGCCCCAACCGACGAAGAGGTCAAGGCCTTGGTCGCTTACCTTGGCACCCTGGATCATCCCAAGAACCCGAACCTCGCCCCCGACGGCTCGCTCACCGAGTCCGCACGTCGCGGCGAGGATATCTACCGATCGCCCAAGGCGGCCTGCAACACCTGCCACGGCGGGGCGAACCTGACCGACGGCAAGGTCCACCTCACCGGCCTCGAAGAGCCCGGCGACGCCTACCGAGGCTACAACCCGCCCTCGCTCAAGGGGGCCTACGACAAGGCCCCCTACCTTCACGACGGCCGTTCCGAGACGCTGCGAGACGCCCTGAAAGGCCCACATAGCCCCGAAGAAGTGACCGGCCTGGGCGAGCTCACCGAGCAGGAACTCGACGACCTGATCGCCTATGTCAAGTCGCTCTGACCCACCGCAATCCCCGCAAGCTCAGACAGCTTGTGGGGTTGCGATCGGAGCGGGCATCTCGTCGTGAGGCTCGTTCGCATAGAGACGCTTCGGCTGACGCAGCAGATAAGCCCAGTAGAGGACCGCGCCGGCAAGCAGCCCCACGCTCACCAGTTGCGAGATGGTCATCCCCATGAAGAAGACCCCCTCGTCATTGCGAAGGTGCTCGACCAGGAATCGCGAGATGGGGTAGAGGATCATGAGCACGCCCATGACCTCGCCATCCCGGCGACGGAGCGGGAAATACGCGTTCAGGATCAGGAGCAGGAATAGGCCGTCGACGGCCGCATAGATCTGGGTCGGATGCACCGGCAGCGACCGCAGCGCCGTGGGGCTGAGTAGACCTCGTGCGACCTGGCTCTCCCAGGGGCCGGTGCCCGCCGGGAAGGTCACACCGATTGGCAAGTCGCACGCATCTCCGTAGCAGCAGCCATTCAGGAAGCAGCCCATCCGGCCCAGCGCGATGCCGATTGCCAACGCCGGTGCGACCACGTCGAGCATCGGCCGCAGAGGGAACCGCCTGAGAAACCAGTAAAGGAAGAACGCCGCGGCGCCCCCCATGATGCTCCCGTAGAAGACGATGCCCCCCTGCCAGATCATGAAGATCTCCAGCGGGCTGCGGATCCGGGTCCCCCAGTACTGCCAGACGTAGAACGCCCGGGCACCGGCCAGGCCGCCGATGAACAGCCAGAGCGCCAGGTCGTAGACGACGTCGACGTCGAGGTTCTCGCGCTTGGCTCGCCAGGCGGCAATCCTCATCGAGCCGAGGAAGGCCAGGAACAGCATCAGGCCGTAGCCGTAGATCTTGATCGGCGTGCCTGGGATCTGGAACAAGACCTGCCACATGGCGTTGACTCTCCTCCGTGTCGTCTCGGTCAGGCCCAGGCGGGCACCACGTCGCCCACGGGGGGATAGTCGATCTGCTCGACGATCCGGTTCCTGAGATCCAGGGCCACCACCCTGGGCTGATGCCCGGGGACCTCGGATGGCTCCAACTCGGCGAAAGCCATCACGATGATCCGGTCGCCCACACCGCCCAGCCGGGCCATCGCGCCGTTCAGGCCGATCTCGCCCGAGCCCCGCCGTCCTGACAGCGCATACGTCTGCGCACGCAGGCCCGTCGCGGTATTGCTGACGAGGATCGCCTCGTAGGGATGCAGGCCCACGGCGTCCATCAGGTCGGGGTCGATCGTCAGGCTGCCATGATAGTGCAGGTCGGCCTGAGTCACGGTCGCCATGTGGAGCTTACTTTTCAGCAGCGTCAGCCGCATCGCGTCTGGTCCCCGGCAAAATCGCGTTATCGATGAGCCGGGCGGGCCCGACCCGGACGGCCAGGAGCGCAACCGCCTCGCGGCCTTCCCCCAGCGTGGCCAGGGGCTCCAGCGTCTCGGCATCGGCCACTTCGGCGTAATCGAGCTTCGCCAGCCCTTCCGATTCTATCTCTTCCACCAAAATCTGTCGAACCCGGTCGGCCCGCCGCTCTCCCGACTGGGTCGCCTCCATCGCCAGGCCGAGGGCCCTCGATAAGACCACGGCCGCCCTACGTTCTTCGACATTCAGGTACCGATTGCGGCTACTCATCGCCAGGCCGTCGGCCTCGCGCACCGTGTCGACGCCCACGATTCGCACCGGCACGTCGAGGTCTGCGACCATTCGCCGGACGACGAGCAATTGCTGATAATCTTTCCTGCCGAAATGCGCCAGGTCGGGCCCGACGAGGTTCAGGAGCTTCATAACCACCGTCGCGACCCCTCGGAAATGCCCCGGCCGGCTCGCCCCTTCCAGCCGAGCGGTCACCCCGGGCACGTCGACGAACGTCGTCTCCGCCGTCCCTCTCGGATAGATCGCCTCGGCCAAGGGCGCGAAGACAACGTCGGCCCCGCCGAGCTCGCAGGCGGCGAGGTCGGCGTCGAGGGTCCTTGGATACTTCGTAAAGTCTTCGGTCGGGCCGAATTGGGTCGGATTCACGAAGACCGAAACGACCACGAAGTCAGAGTCGGCACGGCAGCGGCGGATCAACTCGACGTGGCCGGCGTGCAGGGCACCCATCGTCGGCACGAGGCCGATCGATTTCCCCGCAGCTCGTGCCCGCGCAACCTGCTCGCGGACCTCGGCAACGCCACGAACCAGCGAGATCTTGGGCGTTTCGGCCATCAGATAGACGCCTTCGCCCGATGCGGGCACGACGGGTTGTTCAGGCAGTCTTCGATGATGTGGAGATCTTCGACGATCTCGCCCCCCACGATCGTCCGGTCGACGATCCGGGCCGCGTCCTCGGGCCCGACATGGCCGTACCAGATGTTCTGCGGATAGATCACGACAACCGGGCCGTGCTCGCACTGGTCCAGGCAGCCGGCGGGGTTGGCGCGCACGCTGGACCCGACCCCTGCCGTCTTGAGCGCCTTCTTGAAGGCATCGCGCAGGACCTGCGATTGCTCGGTGCCGCAACTGCCCCGAGGGTGGTCAGTCGCGCGGGCATTGCCGCAGATGAAGATGTGGTGGGTGAACGATGCCATCAGTCGATTCCAGAGGACCGCAATCGCCGGCCGCCACGTCGCGTCCGGCACCGCTCATCGTTCGCCCGAAAGTCGGGCGGGTCAAGCTCAGGCGGACGTCACCTTCAGGCGCGAGCACGACGTGTGGGCCGCCAGGTCATCGGCCATGTCACGGATTGCCCGCTCGATGGCCCCCTGCCAGTTGGCGCGGAACGTCTCACGGTAAGCGGGGCGGTTGTAGGCGAACGTAAGCCCTCGAGAACTGTTGACGATCGCCCCCAGGCCTCGGTCGTCGAAGGCGCCGGCGACCTCGGCGGCGGTCCCCCCCTGGGCTCCGTAGCCTGGGACGAGGAACAGGACACCCGGCAAGGTCTCGCGAAGCTCAACGAGCTGCTCGGGATAGGTGGCACCGACAACCGCGCCGACCAGGCTGTAACCGCCCACGCCGCGCTGGGGCTCGGCCCAGCCGGCGAGGTGGTCGGCGACGTGGCGGTAGATCGGCTTGCCGTCGCAGATCAGGTCCTGAAAGTCGCCGGCCGACGCGTTGCTGGTCCTCACCAGCACGAAGAGGCCCTTCTCCTCGCGGGCTGCGACGTTGATGAACGGGTCGATCCCGTCCCGGCCCAGGTAAGGGTTCACCGTCAGCGCATCGGCCCACCAGCTCGATTCGAACCGATCGCCGAACGGGACCTTGCCCAGGTAGGCCCGGGCGTAAGCCTCGGCCGTCGAGCCGATGTCGTTACGCTTGCCGTCGATCAGCACGATCAGGCCACGCTCATGCGCGTATTCGGCCGTCTCGTGCAGCGCCGTCATCCCCGCTGGGCCATAGGCCTCGTAGAACGCCGCCTGGAATTTGACGACCGGGGCCAGCGACGTGGCAACATCGACGACCGACCGGCCGAACAACGCAAAGGCGGCCGCGATGCCCGCATGATCGGCGGAAAATCTGTCCAGAACGCCTGCGGGCAAGTCCTCGGGCCTTGGGTCGATGCCCACGCAGACCGCGTTGCCGATCCGCCTGATGGCCCCTTCAAGTCGATCGGCGAAATGCACGACGATGCTCCGGTTCCGGCAGGACGAGGGAATGGACGACAAACCAGGTGATTTTAGCTTCGAGGCATGCTGGCCGGTAGACCAACGGAGCCTGGGCGACGCCCAATCCCGGCCCGACCGCCCCGGATTGGGGGGGCAATCTAGTGCGGTGCTCTGATCGAAGTCCGAGATCGAAGCTCGATCGCGGCTCGAAGTTTGTGGTGGAGTGACGCATGTTCCCTTCGCGCGGGGACTGGCATCGGCGCGGACCCCGCCGCAATAATAGGAGGGTCACGTCTCCGGCCGGACCTTGAGGAAACTCTTGAAGTTCAGGCTCGGGGAGGCCTATTTTCTCTCGGCGTCGGCAGGCCGCGCGGGCTTTGAACCTGTCCGCGCGGGGGGAGTTTTTCTCGATGATGCGGTGCAGGATTTTCTCGATCGCTTCGGCCGGGCTCCTGGCCTTTTCCGGCTGCGATGGTCCGCCCCAGATCGTGCCGGTGGGCCCTCCCGGCACGGAATTTGTCCGCGTCCCGGTGACACCCGACACCGATGCGGCCGCGCTGGGCGAGTCGGCCACTCAGGCGAAGTCGCTGCCCACCACGCCGGAAGCCTCAAACGTCCCGCCGGCATTGCCCACGAAAGTCGGCGAGACGGTCACCCGCGACTCGGGCCTGAAATACACCACGCTCGTCGAGGGGACTGGGGCCGAGTGCAAGTCGGGCCAGACGATCTCGATCCACTATGTCGGCACCTTGGCGAGCAACGGCAACGAGTTCGATAGCTCGGTTGGCAGCGGCAAGCCGTTGTCGACCAGGATCGGCGTGGGCGCGGTCATCCCTGGCTGGGATGAGGGAGTCCCTGGGATGAAGGTCGGCGAGAAGCGCAAGCTCGAAATTCCCGCCAAGCTGGCCTACGGTGATCAGGCTCAGGGGGAGAAGATCCCGGCCAATTCGGACCTCGTCTTCGTGGTCGAGCTGGTCAGCGTCCAGTAAGTACGATGCACCGGGCGGTCCGGGCGATCGACCTCGACCGGACACGCCTGGATCATTCCCAGCCCGAGGCCAGGGCCATCAGGCCCACGCCGGCGAGCAACGCGGCCGACAGCT
It encodes:
- a CDS encoding FKBP-type peptidyl-prolyl cis-trans isomerase, yielding MRCRIFSIASAGLLAFSGCDGPPQIVPVGPPGTEFVRVPVTPDTDAAALGESATQAKSLPTTPEASNVPPALPTKVGETVTRDSGLKYTTLVEGTGAECKSGQTISIHYVGTLASNGNEFDSSVGSGKPLSTRIGVGAVIPGWDEGVPGMKVGEKRKLEIPAKLAYGDQAQGEKIPANSDLVFVVELVSVQ
- a CDS encoding cytochrome c peroxidase — encoded protein: MPSPQSSLGPIGRTLAGWLLLTLAAQGAEAPHRSPVALSLSTDGSRLLTANQTSGSVSLVDPRAGEVLHELATGDKPAGVAFSADATRAAVTHWYGYDLVRLDIKDDRLAIGGRVEVGPEPRGVVVSPDGKTAYVAVGVANEVVRVDLDAMKVTGRVAVGREPRSLALTPDGSRLIAANSRGRTLSFIDPATFQVVNMAETEGDNQRQLAIDSRGEYAYVVHMKNRGFATTRNSIDQGWVLGQRLTRVKLTGDETFESLALDPQGEALGDVHGVAITRDGSTVAVSAGGTHEVVILGDARTLPYRTGGSRDLIPGSLLREKGRVRRIPLGGRPTELAFAPDGPTLYAANYLSDSVQVIDAATGTLTKTIALGGPSEPGLARRGEMLFHDAKRSFNQWYSCNTCHSDGHTNGLDYDTLNDGSQDLSTAHLRSRKKAPTLRGVASTGPWTWHGWQTSLEDATIESFTKSMQGKAPTDEEVKALVAYLGTLDHPKNPNLAPDGSLTESARRGEDIYRSPKAACNTCHGGANLTDGKVHLTGLEEPGDAYRGYNPPSLKGAYDKAPYLHDGRSETLRDALKGPHSPEEVTGLGELTEQELDDLIAYVKSL
- the argS gene encoding arginine--tRNA ligase, which gives rise to MNVLQRLRIAFAAATPEGGDPVAFAEAVRQSTDAKFGDYQANGCMAIAKAAKLNPRQVAQQVLDEVNLAPLAGPPEIAGPGFLNVRLFDEWLAGELGTLLADPKLGLVPPANPLTVVIDYSSPNVAKPMHVGHVRSTVIGESLARIHEALGHNVIRDNHLGDWGSQFGMILWGWKNHRDDAAYEANPVAELARLYRLAQASIKPGETLSETFKKPLELSALGQAEPAAALFAKLAEGTDMTLEGVKSQIAASRKVSDDTRAETAKLHSGDPENRALWAQFMPHCLKALEAVYVRLGVKFDVQLGESFYDPMLADIVADLEAAGLAVPSEGATVVFTEGSKAPFIVRKRDGAFNYATTDLATIRYRDRTWDPDLVLYVVDHRQGDHFKQLFAVSRKWGQTRARLEHVAFGTIMGPDRRPYKTRDGDVIGLESLLDEAVVEARKVVDESSPDLTAEERDRVSEVVGLGGIKYADLSQNRLSDYVFDWSKMMARNGNTGAYLQYAYARIRSIFRKGDFAPEAIRAAAPAIYLSNPAERALGLRLLQFPEALELAAAELKANILTDYLFDLANRFSSFFEECPVLKAESAERRDSRLALCDLTARTLKFGLNLLGIEVVERM
- a CDS encoding (2Fe-2S) ferredoxin domain-containing protein; amino-acid sequence: MASFTHHIFICGNARATDHPRGSCGTEQSQVLRDAFKKALKTAGVGSSVRANPAGCLDQCEHGPVVVIYPQNIWYGHVGPEDAARIVDRTIVGGEIVEDLHIIEDCLNNPSCPHRAKASI
- the panC gene encoding pantoate--beta-alanine ligase — translated: MAETPKISLVRGVAEVREQVARARAAGKSIGLVPTMGALHAGHVELIRRCRADSDFVVVSVFVNPTQFGPTEDFTKYPRTLDADLAACELGGADVVFAPLAEAIYPRGTAETTFVDVPGVTARLEGASRPGHFRGVATVVMKLLNLVGPDLAHFGRKDYQQLLVVRRMVADLDVPVRIVGVDTVREADGLAMSSRNRYLNVEERRAAVVLSRALGLAMEATQSGERRADRVRQILVEEIESEGLAKLDYAEVADAETLEPLATLGEGREAVALLAVRVGPARLIDNAILPGTRRDAADAAEK
- the rsfS gene encoding ribosome silencing factor; the protein is MAETEAEPRNEETELPKPVNSDRPSNGIPTRTLRKIDQDDVPHHAVARSSPTRLAKALELSKACARIADDNRAKDILVLDLRPGSPLVDFFVIATATSRRSASAIAVEVDIEMKKIGEKKLGMEGSEEGRWTLIDYGDFVVHLFSEDARSYYALEDIWNDAPRIDWQDPSSVVGELKVRPLRGQKPATDAPAVDEAETAVADETETPAADEAESPVAE
- a CDS encoding aspartate 1-decarboxylase — encoded protein: MRLTLLKSKLHMATVTQADLHYHGSLTIDPDLMDAVGLHPYEAILVSNTATGLRAQTYALSGRRGSGEIGLNGAMARLGGVGDRIIVMAFAELEPSEVPGHQPRVVALDLRNRIVEQIDYPPVGDVVPAWA
- the lgt gene encoding prolipoprotein diacylglyceryl transferase — translated: MWQVLFQIPGTPIKIYGYGLMLFLAFLGSMRIAAWRAKRENLDVDVVYDLALWLFIGGLAGARAFYVWQYWGTRIRSPLEIFMIWQGGIVFYGSIMGGAAAFFLYWFLRRFPLRPMLDVVAPALAIGIALGRMGCFLNGCCYGDACDLPIGVTFPAGTGPWESQVARGLLSPTALRSLPVHPTQIYAAVDGLFLLLILNAYFPLRRRDGEVMGVLMILYPISRFLVEHLRNDEGVFFMGMTISQLVSVGLLAGAVLYWAYLLRQPKRLYANEPHDEMPAPIATPQAV
- the pyrF gene encoding orotidine-5'-phosphate decarboxylase, yielding MHFADRLEGAIRRIGNAVCVGIDPRPEDLPAGVLDRFSADHAGIAAAFALFGRSVVDVATSLAPVVKFQAAFYEAYGPAGMTALHETAEYAHERGLIVLIDGKRNDIGSTAEAYARAYLGKVPFGDRFESSWWADALTVNPYLGRDGIDPFINVAAREEKGLFVLVRTSNASAGDFQDLICDGKPIYRHVADHLAGWAEPQRGVGGYSLVGAVVGATYPEQLVELRETLPGVLFLVPGYGAQGGTAAEVAGAFDDRGLGAIVNSSRGLTFAYNRPAYRETFRANWQGAIERAIRDMADDLAAHTSCSRLKVTSA